ATTCGCTAATTCTAAAGCTAAACCATCTAATTTATGCAAATTATTTTCCAGAATATTCAAACGATTTTGAAACTGATACGTCAATCTGTTTTTGAGCCAAACCGTATAATCACCATTATAAGTGGTTGGTGTAAATGCCGTTTCATGAATATCACTTCCTAAAGCAATATGCATTTCTGCGGTTCTTGTTGCCAATGTTTGAATTCGAAGAAAAATACTCAATCCGGCCCAATCAATTATTTCATGGGGAACTTCATTCAATTTTAATCTTTTGAAAAGTTCAATATCTGGTAATTTGGCTATTTTTATTTTCTTATGTTGCAAATTATCAAAAATTCGATCGCTTTCTTCCAACATAAATTTCCAGGCATCACCTTGATTTGGAACCAGTTTTTGCATCAATCCAAGTGTAATATTTCCTTCAGTCAATATTACACTGATGCTTCCCATATACTCCGGGGAACTTTTAAAATGCATTCTTTCCGTAAGAAAACGACTAATTTCATAATCTGGATTCATACTGATATAAATTCTTCTGAAAATCTTTAATACCAACGTATTATTATAGATAATCGAAGTATTGCTTTGCTCCACTCCCATAAACTTAGACGAAATGTATTCTTTTTCTTCCAGTTTACTTCCTTTATGAAATTTTACTTTTGAAGAGTCAGATTCTTTAGAATGTATGATTTTGTCAAATAATAATTTTCTAAAGTCTTCCTGATGTAAAGCATCAACCAAAAAACCTTCCTGATTGTTCATTTTTACAGGTGCAATCACGGTATTGGTATCTAATTCCTCTTCGGACATAAAGGCTAATGGCATGAAATAATGCTGATAAAAGGCTTCTTTGAAATTTACTTCAAGCAAAACACCAAAATAGGTATTCTCTTTTGAAGAAATTCTAAAAGAGTCAACTACCTCAATATATTTTAAAGTACTTGCTTTGCCACCATACCAACGTTTATTAATGATATAGTTTTCCAAAATATCTGAC
This region of Flavobacterium lacustre genomic DNA includes:
- a CDS encoding maltokinase N-terminal cap-like domain-containing protein; amino-acid sequence: MIDHKINEDEFQNPFVFKTDWKNAFDDEEFVKVFSSDILENYIINKRWYGGKASTLKYIEVVDSFRISSKENTYFGVLLEVNFKEAFYQHYFMPLAFMSEEELDTNTVIAPVKMNNQEGFLVDALHQEDFRKLLFDKIIHSKESDSSKVKFHKGSKLEEKEYISSKFMGVEQSNTSIIYNNTLVLKIFRRIYISMNPDYEISRFLTERMHFKSSPEYMGSISVILTEGNITLGLMQKLVPNQGDAWKFMLEESDRIFDNLQHKKIKIAKLPDIELFKRLKLNEVPHEIIDWAGLSIFLRIQTLATRTAEMHIALGSDIHETAFTPTTYNGDYTVWLKNRLTYQFQNRLNILENNLHKLDGLALELANQFLDHKKEIRKVFLDFDWTKMKSERIRIHGDYHLGQVLVNGEDFYILDFEGEPESTIRDRKVKQPPLKDVAGMFRSFHYAIYATIFNNKDKYPFEQKELFYAGEILYKYFVGVFLQTYTDVAQGGNLNIGYRNEIDFLLKYCLLEKAVYELGYELNSRPRWSVIPLTGIASIMDFEKKN